A genomic stretch from Chryseobacterium sp. SNU WT5 includes:
- a CDS encoding PLP-dependent cysteine synthase family protein, giving the protein MTNVYDNILGLIGNTPLVKLNEVTKEIPATVYAKLESYNPGHSTKDRIALHIIEAAERKGLLKEGSTIVETTSGNTGFSIAMVCIIKGYKCILAVSDKTKKEKIAYLKALGATVYICPANVAADDPRSYYEVAKRISEETPNSIYINQYFNELNIDAHYQSTGPEIWKQTKGKITHLFACTGTGGTLSGSAKFLKEQNPDVKIIGVDASGSILKGFHETGEINKDEIHPYQIEGMGKNLIPGALLFDQIDEFVRVNDEMSAYRTREIALKEAIMGGYTCGAATQGLLQYANTNPFSADDVVVVIFPDHGSRYITKVYSDEWMFEQGFINNGVHNYDEVFKTEIIK; this is encoded by the coding sequence ATGACTAATGTTTACGATAATATTCTGGGCCTGATCGGTAATACTCCTTTAGTAAAACTAAACGAAGTTACCAAGGAGATTCCCGCCACAGTCTATGCAAAATTAGAATCTTACAACCCTGGCCACTCCACAAAAGATAGAATTGCGTTACACATTATAGAAGCAGCTGAAAGAAAAGGATTGTTAAAAGAAGGATCTACTATTGTAGAAACTACTTCAGGAAATACCGGTTTTTCCATTGCAATGGTTTGTATCATCAAAGGATATAAATGTATTCTTGCAGTAAGTGACAAGACCAAAAAAGAAAAAATTGCCTATTTAAAAGCGCTAGGCGCTACCGTATATATATGCCCTGCTAACGTAGCTGCAGATGATCCCAGATCGTATTATGAGGTTGCTAAAAGGATTTCTGAAGAAACACCAAACTCTATTTACATCAATCAGTATTTTAATGAATTAAATATTGATGCTCATTACCAATCTACCGGACCAGAAATCTGGAAACAAACGAAGGGTAAAATCACGCATCTTTTTGCATGTACAGGAACTGGTGGTACCCTTTCTGGGTCTGCTAAATTTTTGAAAGAACAAAATCCTGACGTTAAAATTATTGGTGTTGATGCATCAGGATCAATATTGAAAGGCTTTCATGAAACTGGTGAGATTAATAAAGATGAAATTCATCCTTATCAAATCGAGGGAATGGGTAAAAACCTTATTCCAGGAGCATTATTATTTGATCAGATTGATGAATTCGTGAGAGTAAACGATGAAATGTCAGCTTACCGAACCCGCGAAATAGCTTTAAAAGAAGCGATAATGGGAGGTTACACCTGTGGTGCAGCAACTCAAGGTCTATTACAATATGCCAATACAAATCCTTTTTCAGCGGATGATGTAGTGGTAGTTATTTTCCCAGATCATGGTTCACGTTATATTACTAAAGTATACAGTGACGAATGGATGTTTGAGCAAGGATTTATAAATAATGGAGTGCATAATTATGATGAAGTTTTCAAAACAGAAATCATCAAATAA
- a CDS encoding DUF2723 domain-containing protein, whose translation MKNWSFKRWNTVIGWGVFIIAFLTYLSTIEPNFSFWDTGEYISSAVKLEVTHAPGAALFQLVGAVAALFAFGNVEHYSVVINGMSALFSAFTILFLFWTITHLVRRLLHKDFTTITKHEEISILFAGVIGSLCFTFSDTFWFSAVEGEVYSMTSMFIALLVWLITKWENEYHALDNQRWIILIFFVTGLSVGVHMMCMLAIPAVCFIYYAQNYKFSWKSFIWANVITLIILAIVFKGIFPLIMTLFGKLEIFAVNGIGLPFHSGTIIAFIILIAICYFALKYARQAKNKIYQTAVLSVVYMMIGFSCWMVIPIRAIANPPMNLNNPDNAIGMLDYYNREQYGDWPTSYGQNYTAYLDANGIQKNEDGSFKTSKTGDVYEKDEKAGTYRKVGERFNYVFSPDHVSFLPRMFNEDKSVMENYISMYGAPDFSFNYANADVADNPEAIKIFDDLHKKYEEGSVKAADYLQVKPYNLINVQRPSLAQNLDYFFTFQNGYYFVRYLMWNYVGRQNDLEGNMENNRGNWISGISFIDNALYGNQNEMPAKFKNESTVTFFFLPLILGLIGFFFQLNRDFGRFYAILSLFIITSVGIIFYTGVKPFEVRERDYAMVGSFYAFAIWIGLGAGAILWFVQQKIKSNTLNIVAGVVLVGIPLMMGFQNYNVHDRSQRYAAYDYAYSTLKSLPKDDILFVYGDNDTYPIWGMQETSGLRDDVKVVNFTLLSTPWNIDQVKRKTYNSKPVPSVFTHEDYRDGTNDQIFMMSQKDWENIFANMKDQGAPETAFADFKKYLTQDSMTLKEAVNFIKFKSEEKDEILKMIFGEAKYDKFNFLPVSKFILPVNKENALKSGIIDQKDLANTVNQITITYKSSSMFKNNLILLDILANFDWSRPINFSSGGIYDPENIFYLGDYLQYDGFSYRLVPIETKERQDGEMGRVDANSLYNIVKNYKWGNFKNLKVHFDETCTQNIVSYRGSVSRAAEALALSGQKQKAVEMLDLASAEIPVQKYNDPRSLSSIVYGYIVAGQEQKGLKLAEELKKGIFREYDYYTSLSARDQRFAGRQMRTKPLEYSLVVGAVSDAYEKIGQKSKGYDYLVKSIEPIDKKFNTFIKDLETMGKEKAYKEAEQVQKITPFYTYLFDVMEPYDSTYSKEKESQITSAIIKATQ comes from the coding sequence ATGAAAAACTGGTCATTTAAAAGATGGAATACCGTAATAGGATGGGGTGTTTTTATTATCGCATTTCTTACCTATTTATCAACCATAGAACCTAATTTTAGTTTTTGGGATACAGGAGAATATATTTCTTCTGCCGTAAAACTAGAAGTAACTCATGCTCCAGGTGCAGCATTATTTCAGTTAGTAGGTGCAGTAGCAGCGTTGTTTGCTTTTGGTAATGTAGAGCATTACTCTGTTGTCATTAATGGAATGTCTGCTTTGTTTAGTGCTTTTACGATTTTGTTCTTATTCTGGACAATCACTCACTTAGTACGAAGACTTCTTCATAAAGACTTTACTACTATTACGAAACATGAAGAAATTTCAATTCTCTTTGCGGGAGTTATTGGTTCTCTGTGTTTTACATTCTCTGATACTTTTTGGTTCTCTGCCGTAGAAGGCGAGGTTTACTCTATGACGTCTATGTTCATTGCACTTTTGGTATGGTTAATTACCAAGTGGGAGAACGAATATCACGCATTGGACAATCAACGGTGGATTATCCTTATTTTCTTTGTTACTGGTTTATCTGTAGGCGTTCACATGATGTGTATGTTGGCAATTCCTGCAGTTTGTTTTATATATTATGCTCAGAATTATAAATTTTCCTGGAAAAGTTTTATTTGGGCAAACGTAATTACCCTCATTATCCTAGCAATTGTATTTAAAGGAATTTTCCCATTAATAATGACTTTGTTTGGAAAACTGGAAATTTTTGCAGTCAACGGTATTGGACTTCCATTCCACTCAGGGACTATAATTGCTTTTATTATTCTGATTGCAATCTGCTATTTCGCTTTGAAATATGCCAGACAAGCTAAAAATAAGATCTATCAAACCGCTGTTTTATCAGTTGTTTATATGATGATTGGCTTTTCTTGTTGGATGGTGATACCGATTCGTGCGATTGCAAATCCACCAATGAACTTAAATAATCCTGACAATGCAATTGGAATGTTAGATTATTATAATCGTGAGCAATATGGAGACTGGCCAACTTCTTACGGGCAAAATTATACTGCTTACTTAGATGCCAACGGAATTCAAAAAAATGAAGATGGCAGTTTTAAAACTTCTAAAACAGGCGATGTTTACGAAAAAGATGAAAAAGCAGGTACCTATAGAAAAGTAGGAGAACGGTTTAATTACGTTTTTAGCCCCGACCACGTTAGTTTTTTACCAAGAATGTTTAATGAAGACAAGAGTGTGATGGAGAACTATATTTCAATGTATGGTGCTCCCGACTTTTCTTTTAATTACGCGAATGCTGATGTAGCCGATAATCCCGAAGCAATAAAAATATTCGATGATTTACATAAAAAATATGAGGAAGGCTCCGTTAAAGCTGCAGATTATTTACAGGTAAAACCGTATAATTTAATAAATGTTCAAAGACCTTCTTTAGCTCAGAATCTAGATTATTTTTTCACCTTTCAAAACGGATATTATTTCGTGCGTTATCTGATGTGGAATTATGTCGGCAGACAGAATGACTTGGAAGGAAATATGGAGAATAACCGCGGAAACTGGATTTCTGGGATATCTTTTATCGACAATGCTCTTTACGGTAACCAAAATGAAATGCCGGCTAAATTCAAAAACGAAAGCACCGTCACTTTCTTTTTCTTACCGTTAATCTTGGGACTTATTGGATTCTTTTTCCAGTTAAACAGAGATTTCGGTCGGTTCTATGCGATATTATCACTGTTTATTATTACCAGTGTTGGTATTATTTTCTACACCGGAGTTAAACCTTTTGAAGTTCGGGAAAGAGATTATGCCATGGTCGGCTCCTTCTATGCCTTTGCGATTTGGATTGGCTTAGGAGCGGGAGCAATTCTTTGGTTTGTCCAGCAAAAAATAAAATCCAATACTTTAAATATTGTAGCTGGAGTCGTACTTGTAGGTATTCCATTGATGATGGGCTTCCAGAATTACAACGTTCACGATCGTAGTCAAAGATATGCCGCATATGATTATGCCTATTCAACTTTAAAATCTTTACCAAAAGATGATATTCTTTTTGTTTATGGAGACAATGACACGTATCCGATATGGGGCATGCAGGAAACTTCTGGACTTAGAGATGACGTAAAAGTTGTGAATTTCACGCTTTTATCAACTCCTTGGAATATCGACCAGGTGAAGAGAAAGACTTACAATTCAAAGCCAGTACCGTCAGTATTTACACATGAGGATTATCGGGACGGTACCAATGATCAAATCTTTATGATGAGCCAGAAAGATTGGGAGAATATCTTTGCCAATATGAAAGATCAAGGAGCTCCGGAAACAGCTTTTGCAGATTTCAAGAAATATTTAACCCAAGATTCGATGACTTTGAAAGAAGCGGTCAATTTTATTAAATTTAAATCAGAGGAAAAAGACGAGATCTTGAAAATGATTTTTGGTGAAGCTAAATATGATAAGTTTAATTTTCTACCGGTCTCTAAATTCATTTTACCTGTTAACAAGGAAAATGCACTAAAATCAGGAATAATTGATCAAAAGGATTTAGCCAATACTGTTAACCAAATAACTATCACGTACAAAAGCAGCAGCATGTTCAAAAATAATTTGATCTTGCTTGATATTTTGGCAAATTTCGACTGGAGCAGACCAATAAACTTTTCTTCTGGTGGAATCTATGACCCGGAAAATATTTTTTATCTTGGAGATTACCTTCAGTATGATGGTTTTAGTTACCGTTTGGTACCCATTGAGACAAAAGAACGTCAGGATGGAGAAATGGGCAGAGTAGATGCTAATTCTCTTTATAATATTGTCAAAAATTATAAATGGGGGAATTTCAAAAATTTGAAAGTTCATTTTGATGAAACTTGTACTCAAAATATTGTTAGTTATAGAGGATCCGTAAGTCGAGCTGCAGAAGCGCTGGCACTTTCGGGCCAAAAGCAAAAAGCAGTTGAGATGTTGGACTTGGCATCAGCAGAAATCCCTGTTCAGAAATATAATGATCCACGATCTTTAAGTTCCATTGTTTATGGGTACATCGTTGCTGGACAAGAGCAAAAAGGATTGAAACTAGCCGAAGAACTTAAAAAAGGAATCTTCCGTGAATATGATTATTATACTTCTCTTTCAGCAAGAGATCAACGGTTTGCAGGCAGACAAATGCGTACAAAACCGTTGGAATATTCTCTAGTGGTGGGAGCAGTTTCGGATGCATATGAAAAAATTGGTCAGAAATCTAAAGGGTACGACTATTTGGTGAAATCCATTGAACCAATTGATAAAAAGTTCAATACTTTTATCAAAGATTTAGAAACTATGGGTAAAGAGAAAGCTTATAAAGAAGCAGAACAAGTACAAAAGATTACCCCTTTCTACACTTACCTTTTTGATGTAATGGAACCGTATGATTCCACCTATTCCAAAGAGAAAGAAAGTCAAATTACTTCTGCTATTATAAAAGCGACGCAGTAG
- the kdsA gene encoding 3-deoxy-8-phosphooctulonate synthase, translating to MIQYLDNIHHKNSKNFFLIAGPCIIEGEDMALKIAEKIIEITNKFEIPYIFKGSFKKANRSRVDSFTTIGEEKSLEILRKVGETFNIPTTTDIHENEHAALVANYVDVLQIPAFLVRQTDLLIAAAKTGKCVSLKKGQFLSPESMQFAVEKVHDSGNQKTAIIERGNSFGYTDLVVDFRGIPTMKNYAPVILDVTHSLQQPNQSSGVTGGRPELIETIAKAGIAVGADGLFIETHPDPSCALSDGANMLRLDKLEDLLQKLTRVREAIL from the coding sequence ATGATTCAATACTTAGATAACATCCATCATAAAAATTCAAAAAACTTTTTCCTGATTGCAGGTCCTTGCATTATTGAAGGAGAAGATATGGCTTTGAAGATTGCTGAAAAGATAATTGAAATCACAAATAAATTCGAAATCCCTTACATCTTCAAAGGAAGTTTCAAGAAAGCGAATCGCAGTAGAGTAGATTCTTTTACGACCATTGGAGAAGAGAAGTCTCTTGAAATTCTTAGAAAAGTAGGAGAGACCTTCAATATACCAACCACTACTGATATTCACGAAAACGAGCATGCTGCTTTGGTAGCAAATTACGTGGATGTACTTCAAATTCCTGCTTTTTTAGTGCGTCAAACCGATTTGTTAATCGCTGCTGCAAAAACCGGAAAATGTGTAAGTCTCAAGAAAGGTCAGTTTTTGTCCCCCGAATCAATGCAGTTTGCAGTAGAAAAAGTACACGATTCAGGAAATCAAAAAACTGCGATTATTGAAAGAGGAAATTCTTTTGGATATACTGATTTAGTGGTCGATTTCCGTGGAATTCCAACTATGAAAAATTATGCTCCTGTAATTCTGGATGTTACACACTCTTTGCAACAACCCAATCAAAGTTCTGGAGTTACAGGTGGTAGACCAGAGTTAATCGAAACGATTGCAAAAGCAGGAATTGCTGTTGGTGCAGATGGTCTCTTTATTGAAACCCATCCAGATCCAAGCTGTGCACTTTCTGATGGCGCCAATATGTTGAGACTTGATAAACTGGAAGATTTATTGCAGAAATTAACACGAGTGCGAGAAGCCATACTTTAA
- a CDS encoding DUF1697 domain-containing protein translates to MKYCAFLRGVNVRGTTIKMVAASKVFADVGMHNVSFVLATGNILFSSDKNLGELKRILENALSERFNYEAYLFIKTEREVFDIFNKNPFVKAEDFHIYACVGTKGIEVTLLEKFNNSIKFPDEKGKIENETFYWQISKGNTLDSNFGKVLGRKELKDRLTSRNINTLEKILKKF, encoded by the coding sequence TTGAAATATTGTGCATTTCTTCGTGGGGTGAATGTAAGAGGAACTACTATAAAAATGGTCGCTGCTTCTAAAGTATTTGCAGATGTTGGAATGCACAATGTTTCTTTCGTTTTAGCGACTGGAAATATTTTATTTTCTTCAGATAAAAACCTAGGGGAATTAAAACGAATATTAGAAAATGCACTTTCTGAGCGATTTAATTACGAGGCCTATCTTTTCATAAAGACTGAAAGGGAAGTTTTTGACATTTTTAATAAAAATCCATTTGTGAAAGCTGAAGATTTCCATATTTACGCTTGTGTAGGCACAAAGGGAATTGAAGTAACGCTTTTAGAAAAATTCAATAATTCAATAAAATTTCCAGACGAAAAAGGAAAAATAGAGAATGAAACGTTCTACTGGCAGATTTCAAAAGGAAATACTTTGGATTCTAACTTCGGAAAAGTTTTGGGAAGAAAAGAGTTAAAAGACAGATTGACTTCTCGAAATATTAATACTTTAGAGAAGATTCTGAAAAAATTTTAA
- a CDS encoding TonB-dependent receptor plug domain-containing protein, protein MNVLFVKTERETKIQEVVFQKKGKPKVTDLTSIEISTKEAQQVASLSGGVEGLLKTLPSVNSNAELSSQYMVRGGNYDENLIYINDIEIYRPFLIRNSLQEGLSIINPDMVQSINFSAGGFEAKYGDKMSSALNIYYRQPTKFEVSGEASLIGGRLSTGFASKNKKLSALFSGRYRNTNLVLNTLKEDTDFNPQYMDFQTYLNYKINNKWDLSFIGYWSKNDYRMIPKVKEVEFGTLLTPLKLSVFYNGIEDDQYKNMMGTASINFKPNKKWSFSLDNFAYQNREREYYSIASGYRLQTFDPITGEPITSYDVGGQIDHARNDLLVKTFGTQFKTKFSPDINTDFEIGLKFEKENLKDLTNEWQLVDSLGYSTPRTYVDPGTLDASDLRLRYHISGANHIQPTRISAYAQYSKKLFWGDNRVFVNAGIRASHWDFNDETIISPRAQIAIKPNWDMDMLFKVSGGVYFQAPFYKEIKDVDGNFNPNIKSQRSMQIIFANYYEFKMVDRPFKLTTEAYFKKMDHLIPYYMDNVRIRYSGENNAEGYAYGLDTRLFGEFVPGVDSWISASYARVYENIEGKGNIPRATDPRFRFSMFYQDYMPKFPSMRVNLTLVYANGLPSGTPVSLDHNGKPDFDAPYLYQRTLPSYKRVDIGLSKVFIDQKDNKVNGGFWGNFKELTLGVQIFNAFNISNTVANQWVNDVNSGYNYSVPVRLTGRFFNVKVDFKL, encoded by the coding sequence ATTAATGTTTTATTTGTAAAGACAGAACGAGAAACTAAAATTCAGGAAGTTGTTTTTCAAAAAAAAGGAAAACCAAAAGTAACAGATCTTACCTCTATAGAGATTTCCACTAAAGAAGCGCAGCAGGTTGCTTCACTTTCAGGAGGTGTAGAGGGATTATTGAAGACTTTACCTTCTGTTAATTCAAATGCAGAACTTTCTTCGCAATACATGGTGCGAGGTGGGAATTATGATGAAAATCTCATTTATATCAATGACATTGAAATTTACCGTCCATTCCTAATTCGTAATTCTCTACAGGAAGGACTGAGTATCATAAATCCAGATATGGTTCAGTCCATTAATTTCTCTGCAGGTGGCTTTGAAGCGAAATATGGTGATAAAATGTCCTCTGCTTTAAATATTTATTACAGACAACCTACGAAATTTGAAGTTTCTGGTGAAGCGAGTTTAATCGGAGGTCGACTTTCTACAGGATTCGCATCAAAAAACAAAAAACTTTCAGCGTTATTTTCGGGTAGATATCGGAATACCAACCTCGTTTTGAATACATTAAAAGAAGATACTGATTTCAATCCGCAGTATATGGATTTCCAGACTTATTTAAATTATAAAATAAATAATAAGTGGGATCTTTCTTTCATTGGCTACTGGAGTAAAAACGATTACCGAATGATTCCGAAGGTGAAAGAAGTTGAATTTGGAACGCTACTTACTCCTTTAAAACTCAGTGTATTTTATAACGGTATTGAAGACGATCAGTATAAAAACATGATGGGTACCGCTTCCATCAATTTCAAACCCAACAAAAAATGGTCTTTTAGTTTAGATAATTTTGCTTATCAAAACCGTGAGAGAGAATATTATTCTATTGCTTCCGGATACAGACTTCAAACCTTTGACCCTATAACTGGCGAGCCAATTACATCTTACGACGTAGGCGGACAGATTGACCACGCTCGTAATGATTTATTAGTTAAAACTTTTGGAACTCAATTTAAAACTAAATTTTCACCCGACATTAATACTGATTTCGAAATTGGTTTAAAATTCGAAAAAGAAAATTTAAAAGACTTAACTAATGAATGGCAACTGGTAGATTCACTAGGTTACAGCACCCCAAGAACTTATGTAGATCCAGGAACTTTAGATGCATCTGATCTTCGTTTGAGATATCATATTTCGGGAGCAAATCATATTCAACCAACAAGGATCTCGGCATATGCTCAGTATTCTAAAAAATTATTTTGGGGTGATAACAGAGTTTTCGTGAATGCAGGAATTCGTGCTTCCCATTGGGATTTTAATGATGAAACCATTATTTCACCTCGCGCTCAGATCGCGATCAAACCAAACTGGGATATGGACATGTTGTTCAAAGTTTCTGGTGGAGTATATTTCCAAGCTCCTTTTTATAAAGAAATTAAGGATGTTGATGGTAATTTTAATCCAAACATAAAATCGCAGCGCTCAATGCAAATTATTTTTGCAAATTATTATGAATTTAAAATGGTTGACCGTCCGTTTAAGTTAACCACAGAAGCGTATTTCAAGAAAATGGATCACTTAATTCCATATTACATGGACAATGTAAGAATAAGATATTCTGGAGAAAATAATGCTGAAGGTTATGCTTACGGATTAGACACCCGTTTATTTGGCGAATTTGTTCCGGGAGTAGATTCGTGGATATCCGCAAGTTACGCAAGGGTTTACGAAAATATTGAAGGTAAAGGAAATATTCCCAGAGCAACAGATCCTCGTTTCCGTTTCTCTATGTTTTACCAGGATTACATGCCAAAATTTCCATCGATGCGAGTTAATTTAACACTCGTTTATGCAAACGGATTACCTTCAGGAACACCTGTTTCGCTGGATCATAATGGTAAACCAGATTTCGATGCACCTTATCTTTACCAAAGAACATTACCTTCTTACAAAAGAGTGGATATTGGACTATCAAAAGTATTTATCGACCAAAAAGATAATAAAGTGAACGGAGGCTTTTGGGGTAACTTTAAAGAATTGACGTTGGGAGTCCAGATCTTCAACGCCTTTAACATCAGTAATACAGTAGCCAATCAATGGGTAAATGATGTTAATTCTGGTTATAATTATTCTGTACCCGTAAGATTGACTGGAAGATTCTTTAATGTTAAAGTAGATTTTAAGTTGTAG